One window of Methanogenium organophilum genomic DNA carries:
- a CDS encoding EF-Tu/IF-2/RF-3 family GTPase: protein MPNLNIVVLGPKGYAKNIGKSGTESDITFINLKKEEDTVTIIEPTRYPDRLAPLYYAVAMSDSALLVIDEITPVLGEMVIMLDVMGIRSGVIVLQNYLDKSQIAPLVRGTVLEGYEFVEDNPIELRERFLSMAAETTYPDPIPGTGFVMIDHAFNVKGIGTVVLGSVEKGTIHQHDTVTVLPGNMTCQIRSIQKHDEDAKEAYQTDRVGLALKNISAEELERGMVMTTDSSIQVTSEISGTAQLVRFWPEPLREGLVVHIGLWTQFVTGRVTSVKNDSDWHSCSVVIELDKDIAYLPGEKAVIHYLDGGKLRIAGSVMLN from the coding sequence ATGCCGAATCTCAATATCGTTGTACTCGGACCAAAGGGGTATGCAAAAAATATCGGTAAATCTGGCACTGAATCAGATATTACTTTCATAAACCTGAAAAAAGAAGAGGATACCGTAACGATTATCGAACCAACGCGCTATCCTGACAGACTGGCGCCCCTTTATTACGCGGTTGCAATGTCTGATTCTGCATTGCTTGTGATTGACGAGATCACTCCTGTACTGGGTGAAATGGTCATCATGCTGGACGTTATGGGAATTCGTTCTGGTGTGATTGTTCTGCAGAATTATCTGGATAAATCACAGATTGCCCCTCTTGTCCGGGGCACTGTTCTTGAAGGGTATGAATTTGTGGAAGATAACCCCATTGAACTGCGCGAACGTTTCCTTTCAATGGCAGCAGAGACAACCTATCCGGATCCGATTCCGGGAACCGGGTTTGTGATGATTGATCATGCCTTCAATGTGAAGGGAATTGGAACCGTTGTTCTTGGTAGTGTGGAAAAAGGAACCATTCATCAACATGATACTGTTACTGTACTGCCGGGGAATATGACATGCCAGATTCGTTCGATTCAGAAACATGATGAGGATGCAAAAGAGGCATATCAGACGGACCGGGTAGGGCTGGCCCTGAAAAATATCTCTGCTGAGGAGCTTGAACGTGGGATGGTAATGACGACTGACTCTTCCATACAGGTAACATCAGAAATAAGTGGTACAGCACAACTGGTTAGGTTCTGGCCGGAACCACTGCGCGAAGGTCTCGTTGTTCATATTGGTTTATGGACACAGTTTGTAACCGGTCGGGTCACCTCGGTTAAGAATGACTCTGACTGGCATTCCTGCTCTGTTGTGATTGAGCTGGACAAAGATATTGCATATCTCCCCGGAGAAAAAGCGGTAATTCATTACCTTGATGGTGGAAAACTCAGGATCGCCGGTTCAGTCATGCTGAACTGA
- a CDS encoding glutamate--tRNA ligase: protein MNGDSRDFLYKYALQNAVMHNNVPKAGAVLGALMGKHPELRPHAREYSALLGEILAEIGEMNSDERRTRLEELAPELLEKKEKKKRETGLRPLENVGEEGVVMRFAPNPSGPLHLGHSRAAYLNDYYIRKYGGKYILRIEDTDPKRVTEENYQLLLSDVEWLGIEVSDIVYQSDRMDIYYSYGEKLISMGGAYLCTCDSELFRELKNSKQECPCRNRGVEENLSLWKDMLAGKFEEGQITVRVKTNISHPDPAMRDFSIFRIVANPPHPRCDGLVYPLMNFSVAVDDHLLGMTHVIRGKDHIANTRRQKYIYDYFGWEQPTYFHYGRMSIGDIVLSTSAMKAGIASGEYTGWDDIHLGTLKAIARRGFSPEAVRNAMVDIGIGQTDINFSWDNLYAANKAIVDPIANRYFFVPNPELCHISGVSDRIATPLINPNDEAKGTRTLTFTGDIFLPRDELVDGRMLRLKDLFNVRVTKSDDGFSLEYSGDSLDEARTEHAQIVQWLPKDMAMPCMLHTPDGIIAGVCEPDVSTELNRVVQFERVGFARIDSVSETNVSAYFAHK from the coding sequence ATGAACGGGGATTCCAGAGATTTTCTCTATAAATATGCACTACAGAATGCAGTGATGCACAATAATGTTCCGAAGGCTGGTGCAGTCCTGGGGGCACTCATGGGAAAACACCCTGAGCTGCGGCCTCATGCGCGGGAGTATTCTGCATTGCTGGGTGAAATCCTCGCTGAAATCGGGGAGATGAACTCCGATGAGCGTCGCACTCGTCTGGAAGAGCTTGCTCCTGAACTACTGGAAAAAAAGGAGAAGAAGAAGAGGGAGACCGGGCTTCGTCCTCTGGAGAATGTGGGTGAGGAAGGTGTTGTAATGCGTTTCGCGCCCAATCCCTCTGGTCCCCTTCATCTTGGTCATTCCCGTGCTGCGTACCTGAATGATTACTATATCCGGAAGTATGGTGGGAAATATATTCTCCGGATTGAGGATACTGATCCGAAACGGGTGACCGAAGAAAATTATCAGTTGCTTTTGTCAGATGTGGAATGGCTTGGTATTGAGGTGAGTGACATCGTCTACCAGAGTGACCGCATGGATATTTATTATTCATACGGTGAAAAGCTCATCTCAATGGGTGGTGCGTATCTGTGTACCTGTGATTCAGAATTATTCCGGGAATTGAAGAACAGCAAACAGGAATGTCCATGCCGAAACCGGGGTGTTGAGGAGAATCTCTCTCTCTGGAAGGATATGCTTGCTGGAAAGTTTGAAGAGGGACAGATCACGGTCCGGGTTAAGACGAATATTTCCCATCCCGACCCGGCCATGCGAGACTTTTCTATCTTCAGAATTGTAGCAAATCCCCCCCACCCCCGCTGTGATGGACTTGTATATCCTCTGATGAACTTCTCTGTTGCAGTGGATGACCATCTGTTGGGAATGACCCATGTCATACGGGGGAAAGATCATATTGCAAATACCCGGCGGCAGAAATACATCTATGATTATTTCGGATGGGAACAGCCGACATATTTCCACTACGGACGGATGTCAATCGGTGATATTGTGCTTTCGACGTCAGCTATGAAAGCAGGTATTGCATCAGGGGAATATACCGGGTGGGATGACATACATCTCGGCACTCTGAAAGCAATTGCACGAAGAGGCTTTTCTCCTGAAGCGGTCAGAAATGCAATGGTTGACATCGGAATCGGACAGACTGATATCAACTTTTCATGGGACAATCTGTATGCGGCAAATAAGGCGATAGTTGATCCGATTGCAAACCGTTATTTCTTTGTTCCAAACCCAGAGTTATGTCATATTTCAGGAGTTTCAGACCGAATTGCGACTCCATTGATTAATCCCAATGATGAGGCAAAAGGAACTCGTACACTGACGTTCACGGGGGATATTTTCCTGCCGCGTGATGAACTTGTAGATGGGCGAATGCTCAGGCTTAAAGATCTCTTTAATGTCCGTGTCACAAAATCTGATGATGGCTTTTCTCTGGAATATTCGGGTGATTCTCTGGATGAAGCACGGACAGAACATGCTCAGATTGTCCAGTGGCTTCCGAAGGATATGGCCATGCCGTGCATGCTTCATACACCGGATGGCATCATCGCGGGTGTGTGTGAACCTGATGTTTCCACTGAACTGAATCGGGTTGTCCAGTTTGAGCGGGTGGGATTTGCGCGGATTGACAGCGTATCTGAAACTAACGTTTCAGCGTATTTCGCTCACAAATAA
- a CDS encoding polyprenyl synthetase family protein: MDLGAYLEGVAEQIDIVLDREFGTLPGQLNKASAHLLLAGGKRLRPAVVMLAADLIENGKAQDILPAALALEVTHTFTLVHDDIMDGDAVRRGVPTVHTKWDEPTAILAGDVLYAHAFELICAAIASDISKVRSVNALAKACADLCEGQHMDIDFGNRSDVDEIEYIEMVSKKTGILYAAAAAIGATLAGGSVSQVNSLYEWGLNSGIAFQIQDDLIDLMADAATSGKDRASDLREGKQTLVAIMARERGIDLTKYRKPTLADEEIDEAIALLEDGGVIADVRNIALERVLRAKKMLTIFPDCDEKDGLLQITDYFVSRGF; encoded by the coding sequence ATGGATCTTGGTGCATATCTGGAAGGTGTCGCTGAACAAATTGATATAGTTCTGGACCGTGAATTCGGCACATTGCCGGGACAACTGAATAAGGCGAGTGCTCACCTTCTTCTTGCCGGAGGAAAACGTCTGAGGCCTGCAGTGGTCATGCTTGCTGCAGACCTGATAGAAAATGGAAAGGCGCAGGATATCCTCCCTGCTGCACTGGCACTTGAAGTGACTCATACCTTTACTCTTGTTCATGATGATATCATGGATGGCGATGCAGTTCGTCGCGGTGTCCCAACGGTACACACAAAATGGGATGAACCAACAGCAATTCTTGCCGGAGATGTGTTGTATGCACATGCCTTTGAACTGATATGTGCGGCGATTGCATCTGACATCTCAAAAGTTCGTTCGGTGAACGCTCTTGCAAAGGCATGTGCGGACCTCTGTGAAGGACAGCATATGGATATCGATTTTGGAAACAGATCGGATGTCGATGAAATCGAGTATATTGAGATGGTCTCCAAGAAAACCGGAATATTGTATGCCGCCGCAGCAGCGATTGGGGCAACCCTTGCGGGAGGTAGTGTTTCGCAGGTAAACTCACTATATGAATGGGGGCTGAACAGTGGTATTGCATTCCAGATTCAGGATGATCTGATTGATCTTATGGCGGATGCGGCAACCAGTGGCAAGGACCGTGCATCCGATCTTCGTGAAGGAAAACAGACGCTGGTCGCAATCATGGCACGGGAGCGTGGAATTGATCTGACGAAATACCGAAAACCAACTCTGGCCGACGAAGAAATCGATGAAGCAATCGCTCTGCTGGAAGATGGTGGTGTCATTGCTGATGTCAGAAATATTGCTCTTGAACGGGTTCTGCGGGCAAAAAAGATGCTTACAATCTTCCCGGATTGCGATGAAAAAGACGGTCTTCTTCAGATTACCGATTATTTTGTTTCGCGGGGCTTCTAG
- a CDS encoding RNase J family beta-CASP ribonuclease, with protein sequence MDVEIIAVGGYNEVGRNMTAVRCGKEIVIFDMGLRLDQIMIHEDAEVENLHSLDLIEMKAIPDDTIMNTVEGSVKAIVCTHGHLDHIGALPKLAHRYDAPIIGTPYTAALIRQQIEGEKRFVVNNPVFDLPAGKKYRYEISQNLSLEFITVQHSIIDTVMAVLHTPRGAVVYANDFKLDRTPVLGDPPNFARMREVGKEGVLALITESVNVNMPGRCPSERIAQRLVRDVMTCYEDDKSAMLVGCFASNIARVKMIAECAHEIGRKPVLLGRSMERYSSTAEQMKLVGFPKGMTMRGNRRTVDKMFRTIMKEGKDKYVPIVTGSQGEPGAILTRVASGQTPFKIEKGDKILYSAKVIPNPMNYGQRHNQEVLLRMKGARLFADLHVSGHAYREEHYEVLHLFNPQHVIPSHGDIDMTGGYLKLAEDCGYTLNNDAHILRNGQRLLIN encoded by the coding sequence ATGGATGTTGAGATAATTGCTGTTGGCGGATATAACGAAGTCGGCAGAAATATGACCGCGGTGCGGTGCGGGAAGGAGATTGTCATTTTTGATATGGGTCTCCGTCTTGATCAGATTATGATCCATGAGGATGCAGAGGTTGAAAATCTGCATTCTCTTGATTTAATTGAGATGAAGGCAATTCCTGACGATACGATAATGAATACGGTGGAAGGCAGTGTAAAGGCAATTGTCTGTACGCATGGTCACCTTGACCATATCGGTGCACTTCCAAAACTTGCACACCGCTATGATGCACCGATTATTGGTACTCCGTATACAGCGGCCCTGATTCGGCAGCAGATTGAAGGGGAAAAACGGTTTGTTGTGAATAATCCGGTTTTTGATCTTCCGGCAGGAAAGAAATACCGGTATGAAATCTCGCAGAATCTCTCCCTTGAATTTATCACCGTACAGCATTCCATCATTGATACGGTAATGGCTGTACTCCACACGCCGCGTGGTGCTGTAGTGTATGCCAATGATTTCAAACTGGACCGGACCCCTGTTCTGGGAGATCCTCCCAATTTCGCCCGGATGCGCGAAGTAGGAAAAGAGGGTGTGCTGGCACTGATCACAGAGAGTGTGAATGTGAATATGCCAGGGCGCTGTCCCAGCGAGCGTATTGCCCAGCGTCTGGTCAGGGATGTAATGACCTGCTATGAGGATGACAAATCTGCAATGCTTGTGGGATGTTTTGCCTCCAATATCGCACGGGTAAAAATGATCGCAGAATGCGCCCATGAAATCGGACGAAAACCGGTGCTTCTCGGCCGTTCCATGGAGCGGTATTCATCGACTGCAGAACAGATGAAACTTGTCGGGTTTCCGAAAGGGATGACCATGCGTGGAAACCGCCGCACGGTGGACAAGATGTTCCGCACGATCATGAAGGAAGGGAAGGACAAGTATGTCCCGATTGTTACGGGAAGTCAGGGAGAACCGGGTGCAATTCTCACTCGTGTTGCCAGCGGACAGACACCGTTCAAGATTGAGAAAGGGGATAAGATCCTCTACAGTGCAAAGGTGATTCCGAATCCTATGAATTACGGGCAGCGGCATAATCAGGAAGTGCTCCTCAGGATGAAAGGTGCACGTCTCTTTGCTGATCTCCACGTGAGTGGACATGCATACCGCGAAGAACATTATGAAGTGCTGCATCTGTTCAATCCGCAGCATGTTATCCCGTCTCACGGTGATATTGATATGACCGGTGGTTACCTGAAGCTTGCAGAGGACTGCGGTTATACCCTGAACAATGATGCCCATATACTGAGAAACGGGCAGAGATTACTAATAAATTAG
- the fni gene encoding type 2 isopentenyl-diphosphate Delta-isomerase, which yields MITSSRKKEHLDICCNEDIVAGRTGFDDVRLVHNALPECNMDAVELGVRFLNHRLKAPICIAAMTGGHPDTREINATLATAAEEFGLAMGVGSQRAALENPEMEDSFSVVREHAPNAFLCGNLGIIQLRDNGAEWADKAVEMIDAQALCIHLNPLQEAIQPEGDHDASGCLDALQELCSSCKYPVIVKETGCGISRECARQLFAAGASAVDVGGLGGTSWAAVEQYRAENFRQEALGQHFAEWGIPTAVSVVEASRAGGPVIATGGLNSGTDVAKAIALGASLGGIALALLRPAMQGYQSLYEKIEQIQTEIRVSCFLTGSKNPSELKNVRKYITGISGEMMQYEE from the coding sequence ATGATAACATCCTCCCGAAAAAAGGAGCATCTGGATATCTGTTGCAATGAAGATATCGTTGCCGGGAGGACGGGGTTTGATGATGTCCGCCTGGTTCATAATGCACTTCCTGAGTGTAATATGGATGCAGTAGAGCTTGGCGTCCGATTTTTAAACCATCGGCTAAAGGCACCGATTTGTATCGCTGCGATGACGGGTGGTCATCCGGATACAAGAGAAATAAATGCTACTCTTGCAACGGCAGCAGAGGAATTTGGCCTTGCAATGGGGGTGGGTTCACAACGTGCAGCCCTTGAAAATCCGGAGATGGAAGACAGCTTTTCGGTTGTGCGTGAACATGCACCCAATGCATTTCTCTGCGGAAATCTGGGAATCATTCAGTTACGGGATAACGGAGCTGAATGGGCTGATAAAGCAGTTGAAATGATTGACGCACAGGCATTGTGCATACACTTAAACCCGCTTCAGGAGGCCATTCAGCCGGAAGGCGATCATGATGCTTCCGGCTGTCTTGATGCCCTGCAGGAACTATGTTCGTCCTGCAAGTATCCGGTTATTGTAAAAGAAACCGGCTGTGGGATATCACGTGAATGTGCACGTCAGTTGTTTGCCGCAGGTGCATCCGCAGTTGACGTGGGTGGACTGGGCGGCACGTCATGGGCTGCTGTGGAACAGTACCGTGCAGAAAATTTCCGGCAGGAGGCTCTTGGGCAGCATTTTGCAGAATGGGGTATACCAACTGCAGTCAGTGTGGTTGAAGCGTCTCGTGCGGGTGGTCCGGTCATCGCAACCGGCGGGCTTAATTCGGGTACTGATGTTGCAAAAGCAATCGCTCTTGGAGCAAGCCTGGGCGGTATCGCGCTTGCGCTTCTCCGGCCGGCAATGCAAGGATACCAGAGTTTGTATGAAAAAATAGAACAGATTCAGACAGAAATTCGAGTATCGTGTTTCCTGACCGGGTCGAAAAATCCCTCTGAATTAAAGAATGTACGAAAATATATTACCGGAATTTCCGGCGAAATGATGCAATATGAGGAATAA
- a CDS encoding isopentenyl phosphate kinase, translating to MKETVLIKLGGSVITDKSGDCAVNINTLEQIAQVISRHPEIQFLLVHGAGSCGHPEAKRHHLDKGLDTNNVSGIFITHRAVVKLNTAVVNALRANGVEAVGIHPLDACTAKNGRLESFTYQPLGMLVNHGIIPVLHGDVVMDSVRGACIVSGDQLVRALPSRIHVDRIGLATDVAGVLKNGSVVPLINRDTVVDLEIGESGNTDVTGGMIGKLMELLSLSDEGTESTIFHLSRLEDFLDGREHGGTVVTGKRV from the coding sequence ATGAAAGAAACCGTACTGATAAAACTGGGCGGTAGTGTAATCACCGATAAAAGCGGGGACTGCGCGGTCAATATAAACACTCTTGAGCAAATTGCTCAGGTAATTTCCCGCCATCCTGAAATACAGTTTTTACTTGTTCATGGGGCGGGTTCATGTGGTCACCCGGAGGCTAAACGCCATCACCTTGATAAAGGTTTAGATACAAATAATGTATCAGGTATATTTATCACACACAGGGCAGTTGTCAAACTGAATACTGCTGTGGTAAACGCGCTTCGTGCCAACGGTGTGGAAGCAGTAGGCATTCACCCGCTTGATGCATGTACCGCGAAAAACGGACGTCTGGAATCATTCACTTATCAGCCGCTGGGAATGCTGGTGAATCATGGGATAATACCTGTTCTCCACGGAGATGTGGTAATGGACAGTGTACGGGGAGCCTGCATCGTATCCGGTGATCAACTGGTACGTGCGCTACCCTCAAGGATACATGTAGATCGTATTGGGCTTGCCACCGATGTGGCTGGTGTTCTCAAAAACGGGAGTGTGGTCCCCCTGATTAACCGGGACACGGTGGTTGATCTTGAAATCGGAGAGTCGGGCAACACAGATGTGACCGGAGGTATGATCGGTAAACTGATGGAGCTTCTGAGTCTTTCGGATGAAGGTACGGAATCAACAATCTTTCATCTTTCCCGACTTGAGGATTTTCTCGACGGGCGCGAACATGGTGGAACCGTGGTTACCGGAAAACGGGTATAG
- the mvk gene encoding mevalonate kinase, whose protein sequence is MAVWSAPGKVFLFGEHAVVYGKPGIAMAIKPRVYVTVRKTRHPPRVKSPYLEKCFELMGVNGSVYIHSQLPSSSGLGSSAAVTVATLSAINDEYGLGHTKSDIASMAHSVEKSVQKGRASATDTYVSTFGGVLLIQGDIKRRLPPEDFHLVIGNTMVSHSTARMVEQVSKFRATDPDIVNPILDAIEAVTMRSLHVFQDQRALGRYMDINHELLEALGVGHPALTRLVTAARAAGAYGAKITGAGGGGSMVALCPKRSKSKIAGAIEGCDGRAIITTIDNEGARKEKEDERNRTDKTGR, encoded by the coding sequence TTGGCAGTATGGAGTGCACCTGGCAAGGTGTTTTTATTTGGAGAGCACGCGGTTGTATACGGCAAGCCAGGTATAGCAATGGCAATTAAACCGCGTGTTTATGTGACTGTTCGGAAAACACGACATCCTCCCCGGGTAAAGTCCCCGTATCTCGAGAAATGCTTTGAATTAATGGGGGTCAATGGAAGTGTGTATATCCATTCCCAACTACCCAGCTCTTCCGGTCTGGGATCTTCTGCAGCAGTTACTGTTGCAACACTTTCAGCGATTAATGATGAATATGGGCTGGGGCATACAAAATCAGATATTGCATCCATGGCACATTCTGTTGAAAAGAGTGTGCAAAAGGGACGTGCAAGTGCTACTGATACCTATGTGTCCACCTTTGGAGGTGTTCTGCTGATTCAGGGAGATATCAAAAGAAGACTCCCGCCTGAAGATTTTCATCTGGTTATTGGTAATACCATGGTTTCACATTCAACAGCCCGGATGGTGGAGCAGGTAAGTAAATTCCGTGCAACAGATCCGGACATTGTAAATCCGATACTGGATGCAATCGAAGCCGTAACAATGCGTTCGCTGCACGTTTTTCAGGATCAACGGGCTTTGGGGAGATATATGGATATAAATCATGAGCTTCTTGAAGCGTTGGGTGTGGGCCATCCTGCACTGACACGACTCGTAACAGCAGCACGTGCGGCTGGCGCCTATGGTGCAAAAATAACCGGGGCAGGTGGTGGTGGTTCGATGGTAGCTCTCTGTCCAAAACGATCAAAATCCAAAATAGCCGGTGCCATTGAAGGATGCGATGGCCGGGCAATTATTACAACAATCGATAATGAAGGTGCACGCAAGGAGAAAGAAGATGAAAGAAACCGTACTGATAAAACTGGGCGGTAG
- the rpsB gene encoding 30S ribosomal protein S2, with amino-acid sequence MNSNDIEIELKESLVPVEEYLAAGVHIGTQQKSKDMKKFIYRVRGDGLYILDIQETDSRIKTAADFIAKYDAPKVLVVTSRQYGQYPAKKFATAIGGTYKVGRFIPGMLTNQNIPNYIEPDVVVVTDPIGDAQAIKEAVQSGIPVVALCDTNNMTKYIDLVIPTNNKGRKALSMVYFLLTREVMKARGLATSLTQEDFEIEL; translated from the coding sequence ATGAATTCAAATGATATAGAAATCGAACTGAAAGAATCACTCGTCCCTGTGGAGGAGTATCTGGCTGCGGGAGTACACATCGGAACGCAGCAGAAGAGTAAGGATATGAAAAAATTCATCTACCGTGTACGCGGAGATGGACTGTACATTCTTGACATTCAGGAAACAGACAGCAGAATTAAAACCGCTGCTGACTTCATCGCAAAGTATGACGCACCAAAGGTGCTTGTTGTTACATCACGTCAGTATGGTCAGTACCCGGCAAAGAAATTTGCAACGGCTATTGGCGGAACCTATAAAGTCGGCAGATTCATTCCGGGAATGCTGACTAACCAGAATATTCCAAACTATATCGAACCTGATGTTGTTGTTGTAACAGACCCGATTGGTGATGCACAGGCAATCAAAGAGGCGGTACAGAGTGGGATCCCTGTTGTTGCACTCTGTGATACCAACAATATGACTAAATACATTGACCTCGTTATCCCAACGAATAACAAAGGTCGCAAAGCACTTTCAATGGTGTACTTCCTGTTAACAAGAGAAGTGATGAAAGCACGTGGTCTTGCAACATCACTCACCCAGGAAGACTTCGAAATAGAGCTTTAA
- the eno gene encoding phosphopyruvate hydratase, with protein MAQITKIQLRTILDSRGNPTVEADVFTDDGFGRAAAPSGASTGKYEAKVRPVREAIEDAREKVIPALYGFETTDQAGFDYLLREIDGTVDFSTIGANVAVALSLANAKAAASSLSLPLFRYLGGAFAARTPYPLGNVIGGGAHAAHATDIQEFLVVPTGALDADEAIFANAAVHKKIKELLVSGGTGCGKGDEGAWAPKITDLEAFDLVQEAINTVSDDLMIEIRMGIDVAASELWNDGVYRYRDAERSTEDQVAYMAELVDRYDLAYVEDPIVEEDFEGFSALTDQVGDGCLICGDDLYVTNVERIEMGIDTSATNCVLIKPNQIGTLSDTFEAIRMAHSCGMETVMSHRSGETTDETIAHLATAFECIYLKTGVVGGERIAKLNELVRIEEMIQ; from the coding sequence ATGGCACAAATAACGAAAATTCAGCTCAGGACAATTCTGGACAGCAGGGGGAACCCTACTGTTGAAGCAGATGTTTTTACTGATGACGGATTTGGCAGGGCCGCAGCACCGTCCGGTGCAAGCACCGGTAAGTATGAGGCCAAGGTTCGTCCAGTACGTGAAGCAATAGAGGATGCCCGTGAAAAGGTAATTCCTGCACTTTACGGATTTGAAACCACCGACCAGGCTGGATTTGACTATCTTCTTCGTGAAATAGACGGAACTGTTGATTTTTCAACAATTGGTGCAAATGTTGCAGTTGCACTCTCTCTTGCAAATGCAAAAGCAGCTGCATCTTCACTATCATTGCCGTTGTTCCGGTATCTCGGAGGGGCATTTGCAGCGCGCACCCCTTATCCTCTTGGGAACGTCATTGGGGGGGGTGCCCATGCAGCACATGCGACAGATATTCAGGAATTTCTTGTTGTGCCGACCGGTGCACTGGATGCAGATGAAGCAATTTTTGCCAATGCAGCGGTGCACAAAAAGATAAAAGAGCTTCTGGTATCCGGTGGTACTGGATGCGGAAAAGGTGATGAGGGTGCATGGGCTCCCAAAATTACTGATCTTGAAGCCTTTGATCTTGTGCAGGAGGCAATCAATACGGTATCTGATGATCTGATGATTGAGATCAGAATGGGTATTGATGTTGCCGCCAGTGAACTCTGGAATGACGGAGTGTACAGGTATCGTGACGCAGAACGTAGCACTGAAGATCAGGTGGCCTATATGGCTGAACTGGTTGACCGCTACGATCTTGCGTATGTGGAAGATCCTATTGTAGAGGAGGATTTTGAAGGATTCTCCGCATTAACAGATCAAGTGGGTGATGGCTGCCTGATCTGCGGAGATGACCTCTACGTCACGAATGTTGAGCGTATTGAGATGGGTATTGACACCAGTGCAACGAACTGTGTCCTTATTAAACCGAATCAGATAGGCACTCTCTCTGACACATTTGAGGCCATACGCATGGCACATTCATGTGGTATGGAAACTGTGATGAGTCACCGTTCGGGAGAAACAACCGATGAGACAATTGCCCATCTTGCAACTGCCTTTGAGTGTATTTATCTGAAGACAGGTGTTGTTGGCGGTGAGCGTATCGCAAAACTCAACGAACTCGTGAGAATTGAAGAGATGATACAATGA